In one window of Rhodospirillaceae bacterium DNA:
- a CDS encoding TRAP transporter substrate-binding protein, whose amino-acid sequence MSKTVKTRRKFLKAGAATVVGGAAAVAMPNIAKAAPVVLKVQAAWGGGIFLENAKSYVDRVNAMAGSGLKIDLLSVNSVVKTSQMQDAVHRGVLDGAHYVPAYWYSKSPAASLFGTGPCFGWSAQEMLGWIHYGGGIELFNELMGSLGLNLVSFFNSPMPAQPLGWFKEEIKGSGQMKGLKYRTVGLAADVLNEMGMSVVQLPGGEIQPAMKSGLIDAAEFNNPTSDSDFGMQDVSKHYHLASFHQSQEAFEITFNKKKFDSLSSEHQNILRYASEAENSNFYWHNTLRYADDLIKLKEKHGVNVYRTPDSVMADQLKAWDIVVDRISKEDPFFAKVVDSQKTYAKKVMNYLLLNQPDYGLAYKHHFG is encoded by the coding sequence TTGTTGGTGGCGCTGCCGCCGTAGCGATGCCAAACATTGCCAAGGCGGCTCCTGTCGTCCTTAAGGTACAAGCAGCCTGGGGCGGTGGTATCTTCCTTGAAAATGCCAAAAGCTATGTTGATCGTGTCAACGCGATGGCTGGTAGTGGCCTGAAGATCGACCTGTTGTCGGTTAATTCAGTTGTCAAAACCAGCCAGATGCAAGATGCCGTTCACCGCGGCGTTCTTGATGGCGCTCATTACGTACCTGCATACTGGTATTCCAAATCACCTGCAGCGTCCCTGTTCGGCACCGGCCCATGCTTCGGCTGGTCAGCGCAGGAAATGCTGGGCTGGATTCACTATGGCGGCGGCATTGAACTCTTCAATGAGTTGATGGGCTCCCTGGGCCTTAATCTGGTCAGCTTCTTTAACAGCCCTATGCCGGCGCAGCCGCTTGGCTGGTTCAAGGAAGAGATCAAAGGTTCAGGCCAGATGAAGGGTCTTAAATACCGCACCGTTGGCCTGGCTGCCGACGTTCTCAACGAAATGGGAATGTCTGTTGTTCAGTTGCCTGGCGGTGAAATTCAGCCGGCTATGAAAAGTGGCCTGATTGATGCTGCCGAGTTCAACAACCCGACGTCTGATAGTGACTTCGGCATGCAGGACGTTTCCAAGCATTATCATCTTGCCAGTTTCCATCAGTCTCAGGAAGCTTTTGAAATTACCTTCAACAAGAAGAAGTTCGACTCCCTGTCGAGCGAGCATCAGAACATTCTGCGCTACGCTTCGGAAGCCGAGAACTCGAACTTCTATTGGCACAACACCCTTCGTTATGCTGATGATCTGATCAAGCTGAAAGAAAAGCACGGCGTCAATGTTTACCGGACTCCGGATTCAGTGATGGCCGATCAGCTCAAAGCCTGGGATATCGTTGTCGACCGGATTTCCAAGGAAGATCCGTTCTTCGCCAAGGTCGTTGATTCACAAAAGACCTACGCCAAGAAAGTGATGAACTATCTGCTTTTGAACCAGCCCGATTACGGCTTGGCTTACAAGCATCACTTTGGTTAA